In the genome of Magnolia sinica isolate HGM2019 chromosome 2, MsV1, whole genome shotgun sequence, one region contains:
- the LOC131230681 gene encoding uncharacterized protein LOC131230681, with protein sequence MGNTISCAPSIASSRVVKVVCLDGRVEVYTRPVNAAELMLENPSRFVCDASDLKVGHRIPGLAADEDLEPRHLYFLLPMNMLYSVLTPINMASLSHNASKAFKQGGPSKNIGKIFPVFGDSCIFPSEIKPSTVKIQHPNPNQRFSRQRSWRPALDTIVESPRKL encoded by the coding sequence atgGGGAACACCATTTCATGTGCACCTTCCATTGCTTCAAGTAGAGTAGTAAAGGTTGTATGCCTCGATGGAAGAGTGGAGGTCTACACAAGGCCAGTCAATGCAGCTGAACTCATGCTAGAAAACCCCAGCCGTTTCGTCTGTGATGCATCCGatctcaaggtgggccaccgGATCCCAGGCCTAGCAGCCGACGAAGACCTCGAGCCCCGTCACCTCTACTTCCTACTCCCCATGAACATGCTCTACTCAGTCCTCACTCCCATCAACAtggcctctctctctcacaaCGCTTCCAAGGCATTcaaacaaggtgggccatcaaaaaaCATTGGCAAGATCTTCCCCGTCTTTGGCGACTCTTGCATCTTCCCATCCGAAATCAAGCCGTCGACCGTCAAGATCCAACATCCCAACCCTAATCAACGGTTCTCCAGGCAGCGATCCTGGCGACCCGCACTGGATACGATCGTCGAGAGCCCGCGCAAGCTGTAA